Within Cellulophaga sp. L1A9, the genomic segment ATAAAATGGCGCTAAATGTGATTCGTAAGCACCGCCTTTGGGAATCGCTCCTCTTTAAAATGTTTGATATGTCTTTACATGATATTCACCGCGAAGCAGAACTATTGGAACATCAGACTTCAGATTTACTGGCTAATAAAATTAGTGAATACTTAGGCAATCCTAAATTTGATCCGCATGGAGATCCAATTCCAGATAAAAACGGCATCATAACCACTACAGATACTTCCTTTACCCTTTCTAAAGCTAATGAAGGTAAAACCTATATCATCTCGCGCTTAATGAGCGATGACAAAGAGTTCTTTGATTTCTGTGCACAACATGGCTTAAAATATGGCAATACCATTACCGTTTCCAAACAGTTTATTAAAAATAAA encodes:
- a CDS encoding metal-dependent transcriptional regulator, whose translation is MSVAVENFVKAVYKNAKRTNDTKPGIIAKELGISNAAATDMAKKLAVKDLLHYQKYQELKLTDKGNKMALNVIRKHRLWESLLFKMFDMSLHDIHREAELLEHQTSDLLANKISEYLGNPKFDPHGDPIPDKNGIITTTDTSFTLSKANEGKTYIISRLMSDDKEFFDFCAQHGLKYGNTITVSKQFIKNKMTQIVVNNNTILLNEDFSTIIYVNENESKNVQY